The window TCACGAGCTGCCTGGTTCAAAGCTCTTAGCAACAATCCCGAAGCTTCCGCATGGCTGTTTGCCAGTTCTGTCATCCTTTCGGAAATTTTGTGTAAATGTCTGTAAATCCAGTCATTACTACCTTCCAGCCAAACTTCATTGTAACCTTTGTTTCCCCAGCTGGACATTGACGGATTGACCACCTGATTTGTGGGGTTCTCCAATAGATATTCGTAAGGTGTTACCAGACGAACAATATCCTGATCATAATAAATTTTTCTGATTAAATAATCTATCCATTGCGGACCCTCAAACCACCAGTGGCCATACAGCTCCGCATCATAAGGTGAAACAATAATCGGCTTTTTATTACCCATCACGTCAAAAAGGTATTCGGCCTGTTTACAACGGTTAAACAGAAAGTTGCCTGCATGGCTTGCGGCTGTTTCCATAGCCTCATGATAATTATAAGGCTCTTTATGATTGGTTTTTTTACCGGTAATTTTATAATACTTAATTCCGGTATGTTTGCGTATTCCATCAGGATGAATATATTCTTTAATATAATCAAAATCCAGGTCAAATCCAACATCGCGATAAAAATCCCTGTATCTGAAATCTCCGGGATAACCTTCTTCCGCGCTCCATACGGACTTGGAAGATTCTATATCCCTGCCGAACGCGGCCACACCGCTTTTTGTAAAAACCGGCGCGAAAACACCATATTTCGGACGGGGATGCCCATGAAGAATTCCGTGAGCGTCAGTAAAGAAAAACCGTATGCCAGCTTTTTTCAGCTCCAAATCGTCACCAGGGTTATAACCGCATTCGGCCAGCCAGATACCTCTGGGCCCCCGGCCAAAATGACGCTGATAGTCCTTGGCTGCCATATGTATCTGGGCATGCACAGCTTCACGTTTATTTTCCATCAATGGCAGAAAACCGTGTGTTGCGGTACAGGTGATGATTTCCAGTTTGCCCATATCCTGAAATTTCTTAAAAGCGTTTATCAGATTTTTATTATACTTTTCCACAAACATATATCTGCTTTGAATAAACCTGGCATGATACATTTTAGCTGTTTCATGAAATTCAGGCAGATAGCGGGTCCTGTCAATTTCCTTGGCGCTTAGCTCGATTAACTTTTCTATGTTACGTATATATCTGTTTTGCAGCAATTCATCTTCAAACATAGCTGCCAGCGGAGGTGTTACCGACATTGTCAGCCGGAAATCCACGCCATCATTAACCAGACCTTCGAAAACATTAAGCAAGGGGATATATGTTTCTGTTACTGCTTCGTAGTACCAGTCTTCCTCAAGAAAATGCTCATATTCCGGATGCCGTACGTAAGGCAGGTGTGCGTGCAAAACTAATGCAAGGTATCCCTTTTCCATATTAACAATCCTTTCTAAGAACTACTTACTCTCCAGCGTTCTGGTTACAACCGGTGTAATTTCCTTGGACATGGAACCGTCCTTGGAAATACCTTTTACCTTAAACGGAAATACTCCGTTGGGTAAAGCCATATGCAGCCTGAATCTGCCTTCCTTGTCCAGCTTCACTTTTTCGCCGTTAATGGTTAGTGAAGAAGCATCAGGTTTGGTTTGACCGTAAACTATCAGTTCAGTATCAACCCATAGCCAATATTCATTTTCCGCACCTACTTTGTATTGCATAAATTGAGAAGATAGCGATTCGGAACTCAGGCTCTGCATAGGCACATTGATTTTCAACTCTTCTTTGCTCTTTTCCGTGATAAAAGCAGAGTTTAATTGATATTGTTTCATGAGATGTCCGCCTGACAG of the Candidatus Margulisiibacteriota bacterium genome contains:
- a CDS encoding DUF1957 domain-containing protein yields the protein MEKGYLALVLHAHLPYVRHPEYEHFLEEDWYYEAVTETYIPLLNVFEGLVNDGVDFRLTMSVTPPLAAMFEDELLQNRYIRNIEKLIELSAKEIDRTRYLPEFHETAKMYHARFIQSRYMFVEKYNKNLINAFKKFQDMGKLEIITCTATHGFLPLMENKREAVHAQIHMAAKDYQRHFGRGPRGIWLAECGYNPGDDLELKKAGIRFFFTDAHGILHGHPRPKYGVFAPVFTKSGVAAFGRDIESSKSVWSAEEGYPGDFRYRDFYRDVGFDLDFDYIKEYIHPDGIRKHTGIKYYKITGKKTNHKEPYNYHEAMETAASHAGNFLFNRCKQAEYLFDVMGNKKPIIVSPYDAELYGHWWFEGPQWIDYLIRKIYYDQDIVRLVTPYEYLLENPTNQVVNPSMSSWGNKGYNEVWLEGSNDWIYRHLHKISERMTELANSHAEASGLLLRALNQAAREVMLAQSSDWAFIMKTGTMVEYAVRRTKSHINRFNRLYDMVKGHQYDEGYIHQLEMKDNLFPTIDYKLYMTKNLVYQS